In Glycine soja cultivar W05 chromosome 10, ASM419377v2, whole genome shotgun sequence, the genomic stretch tctctggTTCTTCTGATCATCAATGTATACTCGGTTTCTGTTCTTCAACGTATGTTCGGTTACCAAAAATCGCTTAgataacacattttttcaattaaCCTCTTCTGCAGGCGTGTAATTCTCCCCTACGCAATTTGAGGATCCGTGCTGTTTCAACCACACATAATCACATACCAGCTGCTCCAGTTTTTCTGCCCGAAGGACCATGGAACCAGGTTCTTCTCTTCTTCACTTATACTGTTGCCACCACATTGTTACGATATCACTGTTACTTTCAAGTGGAAAATATTTGACTCTGTTTTGTTTGTAAACATCTGAGAGTGTTTTATTTTGAGCGTTCAGATTCCTGGTGGAGTTACTGCTGCGGAGGGATTCAAAGCTGCGGGAATGTACGGAGGTTTACGTGCCAAAGGAGAAAAGCCTGATCTCGCGCTTGTCACGTGCGATGTTGATGCAGTATCTGCAGGTTCATTACGTTTTGCTGATTATTACAGGTGCTTATTTTTTGCGTTTGGCGTGCGCTTCGCGTGAATGAGTTGAATTTCTTTCAGGATCGTTTACTACAAACGTGGTTGCGGCTGCACCGGTGTTGTACTGCAAGAGGACGTTGGATATTTCCAACACTGTAAGAGACTTTTATGTTTCTTTCCTAGTTTGTGCTGCGTAGTTTTCTCTATAAGCAGCTTCATTGTCCATGGTTCTGTATGGATAAACTTCTTTATAAGCACTTAAAAGAGtagaaaattagttaaaaaattgagttaaaatcaacttatacatCCCTGATTTTACTGAAGTTAGATGAGAGTGCTTGTATAAATATTAAGTGTATAGCAATTTCTTTGATtctctctttctgtttgtttgaTTGGGTTTGTGTCAGAGAATAGGTGTTTGCTCATCCTACAGCTAAGATTCGTATAACATAACATGTTTGCATTGTAACACTTTTGAAAGTCAATATTTCTTGCTTGACTGCTCTCGCTAATTAATCAGTTTTGCAACTTTTCAGGCACGTGCTGTGTTAACTAATGCAGGTCAAGCAAATGCAGCCACGGTAGGCCACCAaaaccttttgttttgtgtgCCTTTGGGTAGTATTCAATGAATAGTCTACTGAAGTGTAGTTCACTCTAGTTACTTCAGGGAATTGATGAATGTTTTTCCATGAACTTAGttcattaaacttttttttttatcaattttttgagtgaaattttaaaaaaagttagcgGTTGAGGTTGAGGCCTTTCATATCTCCAGGGCAAAGAAGGTTATCAAGACGTGGTAGAATGTGTGGAAAGCCTTGCTAAGGTATGCATCCTTTCATTGTGTCAAACTGATTTGCTTATAGTGCTCCCTTTAGAAAGAGTTGGTACTTAGTATTTGCTGCAAATGTTCATAATTGCAGCTATTGAAAGTGAAGCCAGATGAAGTATTAATTGAGTCCACTGGTGTAATtggtcaaagaataaaaaaggtaAATGCAGAGACTGCATATTGGGTTTTATATCCTGTCTGCTTATGTCCTTTGTGATATTGCTTTCTGTCATTTGGACAAAGCATTCACAAAATTCTGGACAGAACAATTGAAAAGCATTCCAACAAACTTAAATTCTGTTGCTTCaatttatatacactcattttATTTGCAGGGGGCGCTTTTAAACTCACTTCCCACTCTAGTAAATTCACTGTCATCTTCAGTTGAGGGGTAATTCCTGTTTTCTgtgatttaattttactttcaatTTGTATAATTGGCATGCAATCATGTTAAGGaactaacatttttttgtgtgtgattATTATACAACCTTTGTATTTGTGCAGTTTTCTTTTTGCCTTCCTTTCcccattttagtttcttaatctTTGAAAAGTATATATCTCTGAACAACACTTGCTGTCTCTACTTTTCAATCCTTTGTTCATCAAATCTTATTAGCTTGCATACAGGGCAGATTCTGCAGCTGTGGCAATCACCACGACAGATCTTGTTAGCAAGAGTGTGGCAATTGAGTCTCTGGTATTACTTGTTACTATTTGTTGCTCACTTGTTTTAAGTTGATACAGCTAGTTTGTATGTAACTGTTTTATAAGCACACCTTTGACATTTGTATGGATGGATGCATTTAGTTCTAcggataaatcataaaattgccGTGTTCATTTCACTTGAATGAGTTGTTGATATGTATAGGGTCAGCACTCAGCAGCCAAAAGTTATAggactaatttaaaaaacaaacctACAACTTGACTGATATGATAGCTTTCCATAATTCTGTTAAGCTTTCCATGTTGGGTGTTGGTTAGGTTGGAGGAACTAGGGTCAAAGTTGGGGGAATGGCTAAAGGTTCTGGAATGATCCACCCAAATATGGCTACCATGCTTGGGGTATGTCTTACTTGATGCTTCTTTCTTATTTGGAATATGTAGATTTAACAGTCCATTCCTTGAACTGTATCTACTCTAGGTAATAACAACTGATGCctgggtaaccagtgatgtttGGAGAAAGATGGTGCAGGTTGCTGTAAATCGAAGTTTCAACCAGATAACTGTATGTGTTTTTCACTCCTTTTCTGGATATTATGAATTCAGTTAGTGATATATTGGCGCTAcattatcatttataaaataattttcagtattttccctattttaaaatgcaaaaacatGTTGCTACAATTTGACAATTACAATTATAGCATTGTATGTCAAAAGATTATTAGCCAAATTTAATGTGGTTCTCTTGTGCAAGGTGGTGCCATCCAAAGATTTTGCCCCCAATTTTTGGATTGTAATTGATTCCTATGTTTTGCATATTTTGCTACAGGTAGATGGAGATACTAGTACTAATGATACTGTTATTGCTTTGGCTAGTGGGTTGTCTGGGCTAGGCTGCATATCTTCTCTAGACAGTGATGAGGCTATTCAACTTCAGGCATGCCTAGATGCGGTTAAGTTGACCTTGTACAATGCTACAATTTCATCACTATTTTGTCatctcattttcattcttttcctttgaacaaattaaatatagtgATGTACTTAAACTCTTGCTCCCTTGCTGGAAGCTTCACCTTTCTAGTAAAGCTGGCAAATGAATTACTATGACTGTTTTGCTGGAAGTAGTATCATAGTCCATTTGGAATCAGATATTCAGTAATATGCAGGGTGTGATGTATGCATAATccccatttctttttcttgtaaatAATGATGTACCTCTCCTGCTCCAATTCATTTCAAGAAAAAAGGCCTGCAAAAATGCCTGAAACTTCCTTTAGATCTTCTTCCATGGTTACCTCGAGACATGTAATTTATTCTTCAAAAGTGCCTGGTCAGAAAATGTGAAGTTTTGAGTTGATTGTTCTTTCCAGGTAATGCAAGGTCTTGCCAAATCAATAGCTTGGGATGGAGAAGGTGCAACATGCCTcgttgaggtatttttttgtgtCAAGGATAAGGATATTTGCATCATGACTGTTGATTTATGTGATTGTGTTCTTTTATAATCCAATATTAATCCTCCACAGTTCTTGTGCATGAATCGTGATTAAAACTATCTTTACTCTTTTAAGAGAACAAGTGATAGTTTTCATCCTGCCTTGTTTTCAAAGTACCTCATCAATtcaaatatttgttaattaatgaataaaaatgcaGGGTTTGAGTgtataataaaatcaaaataaatttaaataatatatcccTCATTATTTCTccacttttttataattttcctcCATCCTTATTACCACTGCCTTTTCTGTTTTAACTGATTTTGTCTCATTTTCTCTCTGCCTTTTcttattgataaagaaaattcaTAGCGAATAAAGGCCAGTGGAACTTATAAATCAGAAAAGATACACTAGTTCGGTAGATCTAGATagagaaaaggaaacaaataCAATGTACAGTCTGAACTAACCAACAATATGTACCTCTGCTACCCAATGACTAAGCATTTTTGAGACTGGAAAGTGTTGCAACTTGAAGAGTTAATGATCACTTCTTCCTATGTGGATCTACGAGACTATTTAGATAGCCAATAACAACGGGAATGACAAAAGACACCCTAAAATGTGaaccctcccccccccccccccccccccaccacaaaaaaaaataagacacaACAGAGACATAAGATCTGTCACTGAGAGAAGCTAATCTGAACAACTCAACTACCAAGCTCAAGATTTGACAGATTTGAGCAatttattaggaaaaaaaatgcaaaacaaaaaagaagagaaggagacGACAGTAGCCCCGCTCCTGAATTCTTGCGGAGGGAAGCTAACAAGAGAAAGAGAGGCCCCTTTCTTTTTATGCTTACATGTGCATATGCTTTCTTTAGTAAGATAAATAAGCCATTGCTGATGTCTTACATGGCCACTTAATTATTCAATCGAACTCTAATTGTCAATTTCTTTGTAGCTGAGTCTGGATTTTGAAGTTTTGTTGATGTTGCTTAGCAAAAATGTGGACTTAGTCTTGCTTGATATTGTTATTTATGATCAAATTCCATGTTCACTTTGCAGGTCAGTGTGACTGGTGCAAATAGTGAGGCTGAAGCTGCAAAAGTTGCACGTTCTGTTGCATCATCTTCACTTGTAAAGGCATGATAATTGAACTAAAGAaatcttttacatttttcaatCTGGCTAAAGTCTAACTTTCCAACCTAATGTTTCATCAGGCTGCTGTATATGGTAGAGACCCCAACTGGGGACGCATTGCTGCTGCAGCTGGTTACTCAGGGGTTTCATTCCATCAAGATTTACTTAGGGTAGAGCTGGGAGATATTTTACTAATGGATGGTGGGGAACCACAATTATTTGACCGGTAGGATTTCTGTTTTTGGTTATTTTACTTGCATTTGgcaaattagtaaaaaaataaaaattccttTTATGACACTTAATTTACATTTAATTATTCCTAGTAAATCCTTAACAAGCCTTGACACCAACAaatttcctttttctccaaTACCAGTTAGTAAATGTACAAAATCTGATGCTGTGGAAACTGTTTACTTAAAACATCAATCATTCAGCCAAATTATTAATATgtccacaaaataaaaaaaaaaaagctcaagaatgaaagCAAAGTAGAATAACATTGTTCTTCTGATTAGGTTCGCATGTTTTTCCATGCAACTCTAGTCTTAGAACTTTGTAGCAAGAAATTGCATTTAAGAATTGAGTTTTACTTTTCTAATAATGTCACTGTCAGCTATTATTTTGTCTACCAAAAAGAAAACAGTCTGTTTCCTTTTCTTgtcaaaataatgataattgtaatttaatattcaattttaattgctaaGATGATGCTTATAGCTAACAAATGTCAGATCATGTAATTTATTAATCCATCATCCATCTAATTATCTTGTACATTTTAATGAGATTCTTTTTATGTACGAGGTCTTCTTTTGCCATTCACTTTAGAATCTACCCATGCCTGCATCTTTGTTGTGCTTTATTATACAAAATCTTAAACCTTGTCATCATGGCAGGGACGTGGCTAGTAGTTATCTCAGAAGGGCTGGGGAGACTCATGACACTGTTAGAATTCAGATATCAGTTGGTAAGTTGTAGCCTGAACagaacacttttttttctttttaagctGTCTGGAATAAATATCCATgctattatcatattttaattgatattcaTTTCCTACTAACAGGCAATGGACCAGGATGTGGACAAGCATGGGGCTGTGATTTAAGCTacgattatgttaaaataaatgcCGAGTACACAACATAACCAAATGGAAATCTTTACACGTACATTGGCATATTGACGGGGATTGGATTATGATCTAATTACTATTAGATATTATTTAGGATTTCAATTTAGATTTCATATTTAGggatattattttgaatttatggtAATTAGTTTGCATTAtcttttagatttgatttgatttcaattttatctttatatctGTTAATctgatgtttaggaattttatctttattttcttggTTCATAAATAAACCTTATTTTGACTATTGAATAAGAGAATATAGGTGAAGGTCGCAGTGCTCTGCAGTCTGCACTCGCCCCGTTTCTCATCATATAGCGTTTGATTGTGCACCAGTTGTATAGCAATCTTTTATTTTGGATCTTCCATTCTGTACCCAGCATCTTCAATTTGTCAAGTGTGAATAACAGACTTGATTAGATTGTGTAAGTGTTCAGAATGGTAAGTATACCGTTAAcagtcaagtaaataattaaagatcCTAATAGCACTGCAACCTAGAAGCCTTTAAGATTATTTGACAAAAAAGGGGTATGTATCCGTACATTATTAGGCTGATTTTAGTGGCACATTGGATGTTCTAACAGCCTTGATCAATCTATTGATATTACAACATAACAGAAAATTATCTATTTATGCAGTCTCTGTATACACAACCAAGCATGTTACAGCGCTTCTCCAATAGACGACCAGTGAACCTTTGTGAGTGATGTTTCTAAGTAGTAGCTAGTTCCACAGTAGGAATCATGGTTAGCAGCATTATCAGAGGAAGCTTCAAACACTTCATCATGAGAATAAAACCACCTATTTCGATACTGTTTATCTTTGCTGCTGCCTCTTTTAGAGTAACTGACCTTCTGGCCcttctttccatttttcttttcactcttCTTGATCCTGGGTTTTTGCTGTTTCTTGTTTTTAACAGTATGTGATAACAATGTAGGTACCGGATCATATACATCAGGGGCCCACTTCACTGTCAATTTCATTTGTGATCCCCGCTCTTTCTCGCGGCTACCTTTCATGGCAGATACAAGCTTTGGAGGTGCCTGTGGTGTAAAGCGCAgggaaaattaaaatcataagcaAGAGATAGCAAATGCTACTAAAAATAGCTGCCAATAATATATGCCCTTAAAGACCAAGTTGCATTTCAGCGTGTGATTCTATCACATCAGTTAATACATATCTGGTAAAACATATTATGATCCAAATTTCCACTCCCCTTAAACCTCGCTTCTGTTGTCCCAATAATGGGAAATGCTCTGGGACACTGTTGCAACACAAAACCCTGTAAACTACACCTGCCAAcgtttgcttctttttttttccaacagaGAAAACCAAATCATACGCGAGGAGAACAGTACCCTGCTTCTATTTTGGATAGGAACATTAAATTTGAGATGAACTACAGTCTACAGCATGCAACATACAAAGCAATCGTAACATTCTAGCCAATTATTGCAATGAAAAGTACATGCCACACTCCACAAGGTTGGATTTTACAGACCCTGTATACACAATTTTTAGGTGCCAAATAACAAGAATTGTTTGTGTAGATGCACAGAGCATATTATACCAACTGATGCACTAGTCTGGAACACCCAAGCAACAATTCAGTTTAAACATCAATACCTCCAAATGAAGTCAATTCCGCTATTAATTTTATGCGTTTcctcatacaaaaaaaaaaaaacgcattGCTGACAATCTTTGCATAGGATATCGAAACTAAACCacctttttttatcattgaacaaaataaataagatgcaaaaattcaaaattaagaaCTTACTGGCAAAGATACTGAGCACGAG encodes the following:
- the LOC114371083 gene encoding arginine biosynthesis bifunctional protein ArgJ, chloroplastic-like isoform X2, with the translated sequence MHSCIPQHLHLASSLNPKACNSPLRNLRIRAVSTTHNHIPAAPVFLPEGPWNQIPGGVTAAEGFKAAGMYGGLRAKGEKPDLALVTCDVDAVSAGSFTTNVVAAAPVLYCKRTLDISNTARAVLTNAGQANAATGKEGYQDVVECVESLAKLLKVKPDEVLIESTGVIGQRIKKGALLNSLPTLVNSLSSSVEGADSAAVAITTTDLVSKSVAIESLVGGTRVKVGGMAKGSGMIHPNMATMLGVITTDAWVTSDVWRKMVQVAVNRSFNQITVDGDTSTNDTVIALASGLSGLGCISSLDSDEAIQLQVMQGLAKSIAWDGEGATCLVEVSVTGANSEAEAAKVARSVASSSLVKAAVYGRDPNWGRIAAAAGYSGVSFHQDLLRVELGDILLMDGGEPQLFDRDVASSYLRRAGETHDTVRIQISVGNGPGCGQAWGCDLSYDYVKINAEYTT
- the LOC114371083 gene encoding arginine biosynthesis bifunctional protein ArgJ, chloroplastic-like isoform X1, whose product is MHSCIPQHLHLASSLNPKACNSPLRNLRIRAVSTTHNHIPAAPVFLPEGPWNQIPGGVTAAEGFKAAGMYGGLRAKGEKPDLALVTCDVDAVSAGSFTTNVVAAAPVLYCKRTLDISNTARAVLTNAGQANAATGKEGYQDVVECVESLAKLLKVKPDEVLIESTGVIGQRIKKGALLNSLPTLVNSLSSSVEGADSAAVAITTTDLVSKSVAIESLVGGTRVKVGGMAKGSGMIHPNMATMLGVITTDAWVTSDVWRKMVQVAVNRSFNQITVDGDTSTNDTVIALASGLSGLGCISSLDSDEAIQLQACLDAVMQGLAKSIAWDGEGATCLVEVSVTGANSEAEAAKVARSVASSSLVKAAVYGRDPNWGRIAAAAGYSGVSFHQDLLRVELGDILLMDGGEPQLFDRDVASSYLRRAGETHDTVRIQISVGNGPGCGQAWGCDLSYDYVKINAEYTT
- the LOC114371084 gene encoding uncharacterized protein LOC114371084, which gives rise to MDTRSPVNAVHDNIISKLEVTFSESLHIHDAQNSEHASDGDHIGNCDVGERNLREGFELQETKLEIKCLKECSTFPYPDMMLPSSSSDEEADASSPSKQSPRQNYSCSVSLPAPPKLVSAMKGSREKERGSQMKLTVKWAPDVYDPVPTLLSHTVKNKKQQKPRIKKSEKKNGKKGQKVSYSKRGSSKDKQYRNRWFYSHDEVFEASSDNAANHDSYCGTSYYLETSLTKVHWSSIGEAL